From Candidatus Omnitrophota bacterium, the proteins below share one genomic window:
- a CDS encoding class I SAM-dependent methyltransferase translates to MELGSGGGFIKDIIPGIVTSDMILGHGIDLNFSALRIPFRDGAVGAFVMFNVMHHIPDSRVFLSEAGRCLAPGGRIIMIEPANSLFGRFIYRNFHHEPFLPKAGWSFDSAGPLSSANGALPWIVFCRDRKTFETEYPQFRIDRIKFHTPFRYLLSGGFTLKQLLPSFLSPASRWIEALLSPLNPFLGMFMTVQLTRMK, encoded by the coding sequence GTGGAACTGGGAAGTGGGGGAGGCTTTATCAAGGACATCATCCCCGGCATCGTGACCTCCGATATGATTTTAGGGCACGGGATTGATTTGAATTTTTCCGCGCTTCGGATACCGTTCCGGGATGGGGCTGTAGGGGCTTTTGTGATGTTTAACGTGATGCACCATATCCCCGACAGCCGCGTTTTCTTGTCTGAAGCCGGTCGTTGCCTTGCGCCCGGGGGCCGGATCATCATGATCGAACCGGCCAATTCCCTATTCGGACGCTTTATTTACCGAAATTTTCATCACGAACCATTCCTCCCAAAAGCGGGCTGGAGTTTTGATTCCGCTGGCCCGCTGTCTTCGGCCAACGGGGCGTTGCCTTGGATCGTTTTCTGCCGGGACCGTAAGACTTTTGAAACAGAGTATCCTCAATTTCGTATTGACAGGATCAAATTCCATACGCCGTTCCGGTATCTCCTCAGCGGAGGGTTCACCCTGAAACAACTTTTGCCGTCGTTTTTGTCCCCAGCCTCGCGCTGGATTGAGGCCCTGCTTTCCCCCCTGAACCCCTTCCTGGGAATGTTCATGACCGTCCAATTGACACGGATGAAATAG